One Fusobacterium simiae genomic window, GATTAATGGAATGTTTCTTTGGATTATTAAAATCAGAAATGTTCTATGAACAAGAAGAAAAATACAAAACATTAGAAGAATTGAAAGGAGCAATAGAGGATTATATATATTATTACAATAATAGAAGAATAAAAGAGAAACTAAAAGGATTAACTCCTGCTTCTTACAGAAGTCAATCCTTGTTAGTAAGTTAAATTAATTTTGTCCAACTTTTTGGGGTCAGTACAAACCCAATATAAACTTTTAAAATGAAGCAAATTATCCGTTTGGTAAAAATACTTTATAAGTAAAACTTCTGTTACAAATAAAATTATTATTAATATATCTAATATCCTATTTCTTTTCACTTTCTTCTCCTAAAGTAATTATTAAATCTGGACTTTCAACATGCAATAAATAAATTTTAGAATCTTTTGTATCATAAATTTCTTTAAATGTTCCTGCTGAAATTTTTGTAATTACACTATGGTTAATTCTAACTGTCATATAGAAAGGCTCTCTATAATTTTCCATTCCAATATAAATTTTATTTTCTCTTTTTTCAGATTGAATCTTTAAATCTTCAATATTGATATATCTTTGTGTCAATTCAGAAGCTCTTATTGGCTCTAAATATGGATGATTTGCCTCAACTTCTCCTATTAATTGATCAAATTCTTGTTTTAATTCATTCCAAGTCTTATCTTTACCTCTATCATCTGAAATAACATCATCTGGATGAACAAAATGAGTCCAGTAACCATAGATTGCTATTGCATTAAATAAACTCCACATTTCATCCTTGTTATAGTAGAAACCTGATGAAAATCTTGGAAAATTGAATAACTTTGGAATAATCTTATCTCTACCTATCTCACTGGCATAAGATCCTTTTTCTGAATCACCATAGAAAACAGAGGAAATAACATTTAAGTCAGGATAATTTTTTGCAAGAATTGCTTTTCCTTCCTCTTTTAAAATATTACTAGGTGGAACATATACATATAATTTTATTTTTTTCCCAAACATTTTTTTTACATACATAAGTAATTGATTCATACCAGCTGCTATATCTTCTTCACTACCCCAAGGATGATAAGATAAGGCTTTAAAATCAATATCTCCTTCATATACTAATGGATTATGATTATATCCATGGATTCCTATTTCTCCACCATGTAAAAATAATTCTCTACCTTCAATATCTAAATCTTCCAATGTTATTTGAGATATTTCTTTCATATCTTTTTTGTGTACAGCATTGTTATAATCTATAATAATAAATCCTGAATATATTAAATTTCTATGTTTTGCTATTTCTAACATATCTTTCCACCAAACTTGTTTATAGAAATCTCTAGTACTCATTTGATATTCATCTTGAATAACTTTATTTATAGTTCTAGGAATTGGTGCTGGAAAATCATCTATATGTAATAATTTTGCATTAAAAAATGGTGCAATATACCAATTATTTCCATATGATATCCATTGATTCATCAATCCTCTTGTAATTTTGTCAGCAAAAAAAGAAGCATTTGTATATAGAATTCTACCTTCTCCATATTTTTTTTCCCATAATAATGGGATTTTCTCTTTACTCCATGCCAAAACTTTACAGTCACTATCTAAAGCTACTTCAAAAGTAGGATGAACAACCATTTCTGAACTAGGACTATGTTGATCAAGGCCAGGAAATAATTTATGTGTAAAATGAATTTCTGAAGATTGTTCTATAATTTTTCCTGTTTTTTGAATTCCAGAAATTGAATTAAAAGGATTATATTCAGAAGTATTCAAAAAAATTAAATTTTTTCCAGCAAAAATTGCTTGTTTAATAGATTCAAAAGTTGATTTTTGTAATCCTATGAAGCTATCTGTTGCAAAAATAAAAGTATCATAATCATCTGTTGATACTATATTTCCAATATCAGCTAAAGTATAATTTATTTTATTAAATATAAAAATTTCCTCTAAATTTTTTAATATATCCTTAGATTGAGGCGATTTTTCATTATAAAAAACTAACATTTTTTGTGGTCTTTCAAAAGTAAATGAAGTATTTTTAGCTGGTTTTTTATCAAATGAAAAATTTTGTTCTAAAGAAAAATAGCCTCCTTTATCTATAACACGATTTAATTGCAAAATTAGAACTATAATAAAAATAGCAATAAAAAAGTAAATAAATTTATTGGTCCCCTCTTTTTTGTAAAATTTCATTTATCTCCTCCATTAAAATTTTAAATAATTCAAAATTATATTTTTCTCCTGTTGTATAATTAAAACTTTCTATTCCTAAAAAGCCAATTATATTATTTTTATCGTATAAAGGTCCTATAAAAAGTGGTTGTTTCCCACTGATATCAAATGGAAAATTTAAGTTAGTATTTTTATTAAATGCTTCTAAAAATCTTTCTCCATTTTTTGAATCTAATAAAATTTCTTTTCCCATATTACTTTTGCCTATTTCAAAAATTCTTATTAATTTACTATCAATCAAAGAATATATAGAACAAACTTTACAATCTAAAAGTTGTCTGAATATTTCTAATATTTTTTTGTATAAATCATCTTTTTTTGATTGTAGAAGTTCTTTTTTTAAATTGTGAAAGGATACAATGCTTCCTCCACTTCTTATAATTTGATTTTTTAGAGAGATACTTATATCCAATAATTGTTGATTTTTTTCTTTTTCTTCTTGAAAATTATTTTCTAATTTTTCAAATCCTTTTTTTAAGTCTTCTTCACGATTTTTATAATCCAATTTAAACTTTCCAAGTATCATAGCCGTAAATAAAAACATTAGAAAAAATTTATAATACTGAAACTTCAAAAGAAAAAGAATCATATCATTTCCAGAATGTAAATAGGCAAAAATATACCCAGAAATTGCAATAAAGGAACTAAGAATACCTAAGTATGTTCCATAACGTAAAGACATTAAAGCAACCACAATTTCTAAAGGGTGTAGATTTAAAACTAAAAATTCCTTTTTAGTATAAGGTAAAAAATAAAAAATAAGTAAAACCAATATGGTGTAAACTGCACTTTCTAATAAGCAGCGAAATATTGTTTTCATTTTTGTACTCCTCTTTCTAATTTATTGTTATAAAAGTATATTTTATGTAATTATTTAGTATCTTTTTTATCAAAGGACTTTTTATTTTAGCAAACATATGTTTTTTTTTCAAGTCTTTTTTTTAAAAATTTTATAAAAATCTTATTTAAGAACATAAAATTATATCTTTTTAGTGTATTTATTTTTTAATTTCATTATCAATAAAAAAACACTAGACTTTAAAAAAATATACTGTATAATATGAACTAAATATTTTTTTTTATTCATATAATACCCATATAATACTTATATAATACTTAGAATTTTATTATATGAATGAATAATAAATAATAAAAAATAAAACATTTTATGTTAAAGGAGGAGATAAAATATGAAAACTATACTAGTTACAGGAGGAGCAGGATATATTGGTTCACATGCAGTTGTAGAACTATTAGATAATGATTATGATGTTGTGGTCATTGATACTTTAGAAAATGGTTTTAAAGAATTTGTGGATAAAAGGGCTAAATTTTATCAAGGAAATGTTCAGGATGTTGAATTAATGTCAAAAATATTTCAAGAAAATAAAATAGATGCTGTTATGCATTTTGCCGGTTATATAAGAGTTCCAGAAAGTGTAGATGATCCTAATAAATATTATTTTAATAATACTCACACTACTATGTGTTTAATACAATCAATGATAAAATACAATGTAAAAAATATTATATTTTCTTCAACAGCAGCAGTCTATGGAGAAATTATGGAAGATAAACCAATTGATGAAAAACATCCAACGGTTCCTATTAATCCTTATGGTTCAAGTAAGTTAATGTCTGAAAGAATTATTTTAGATTGTGCTAAGGCTTATGGATTGAATTATTCTATTTTCAGATATTTTAATGTTGCTGGTGCACATGAAAAATATCCTATTGGTCAAAAAGGAGTTGGTGTAACATCGCTTATAACTTTAACTTTACAAGCAGCAAAAGATTCAAATAGAATTTTAGAAGTTTTTGGTAATGATTTTCCAACAAAGGATGGCACTGGAATTAGAGATTATATTCATGTAGTGGATTTAGTAAAAGCACATGTTTTATCTTTGAAATTATTATTTAAAAATGAAAGTAATATTTTTAATCTTGGTAATGGAAATGGTTTTTCTGTATTGGAAACAGTTGAAGCAGCTCGGAAAGTAACTTGTAAAAAGATTTTGTATAAAATAACAGGTAGAAGAAAAGGAGATCCAGCTTGTGTTATTGCTTCTTCAAAAAAAGCTCAAAATTTGTTGGGATGGAAAGCTCATTATACAAATGTTGAAAAAATTATTGAAACTGGTTGGCATTTTGTAAAAAGTTTATAAAAATATAATAAAAATGGCTGTTACAAATTTATTAGTCTGCAACAGCCTCTTTCATTTTTATTTTTACATCATTACATTTTTGTTCTTTGATACTCTCATAAATATCAATAGTGAAATAACAGTCATAAGAGTTAATATAGCTGACATAGCAGCGGCTATTCCATAGCTTCCTCTTGATACATAAACATATATTTGTAATGTCAATGTAATTGTTTTATAGTTGTATAAAATTATACTTGAAGAAAGTTCAGTAATAATTGTTATCCAACTTAAAAGTGCACCTGAAATAATACCATTCATCATCATAGGAGTTGTTATCTTGAAAAATGATTTCATACGAGAAGCTCCTAAACTGATTGCAGCCTCTTCAATGGAAATTGGAATTTGTTGAAGTATGGCAACAGAAGATCTTATTGTATAAGCATTTCTTCTTATAATTAAAGATATCACCATTATTATAAATGTTCCAACTAAAACAAATGGTTTTTTATTAAATGCACTTACCAAAGCTATCCCTACAACTGAACCTGGAATAACATAAGGTACCATAGATAATGTATCTATTGTTCTATTGATAAGATTATTTCTTCTTACAACAAGATATGCTATTAAAATGGAAATAATAATTATTAAAATTAAAGCAAGTCCTCCAATAAAAAATGTATTTTGTATAGCATTTCCAACCTTGTTAAATGCTTCTGTATAACTTTTTAAAGAATATCCTTTTGTAAAAAGTTTTCCAGATGTGTTTTGGAAAGATGTATAAATCACATAAAGTTGAGGAGCATAAGAAATAAAAACTATTAAATAACAATAAAGATGAATTAAAATAGATTTTATGCCTTTCACTTCTTTAGCTTCAATTGGATGAAGAGCATTCATAGTAAACTTATATTTTCCATTTATATATCTTTGCAATAAGAAAATTAAAGAAGTAATTATAATTGCAATAATACTTACTGCTGATGCAAAATTTTTATCGGAACCAGTTTCATTCATAAATTGATTATAAATTTCAACAGGGAAAGTTCTATATCCTTCTCCTATAAATAAAGGAGTTCCAAAATCTGCAAAAGCTCTCATAAATACCATAAGAGCAGCAGCCAATATTGTTGGAATACATAGTGGAATTATTATTTTAAAAAATCTTCTTGCTCCTGTACAACCCATATTTTCACTAGCTTCTAATAAAGAATTATCAATATTTCTCAAAGCTCCTGAAACATATAGAAAAACTAAAGGATAAAGTTGCATACATAGAACTAGTAATATACCACCAAATCCATAGATACTAGGAACATTTATTCCTGTTAAATTTTTTATGACATTTGTAATAAGTCCATTTCTGCCCAACAAGAGAATCCAAGAATAAGCTCCAATAAATGGTGCAGACATACTACATAATATTATTGTAATCTGTAAAAAAGTTTTTCCTTTAATCTTATAAACATTATAGAAATATGCTAAAGGAGTTCCTATTATTAAAGTCAAAGCTGTTGCAGCCAAACTCACTTTAAATGAATTAAATATAGTAGAAAAATAGTAATTTTTACTTAAAAATTTAGTAAAGTATGCAAAAGTAAAATTTCCATTGTTTTCAATAACTGCATTTTTAAATAGAATTCCTAAAGGATATATCATAAACACTATATAAAATATTAGAACACATAATGAAATTACTATCCAAATATCTCTTTTTTTACTTAGCATAAGCAACACCTATATCATTATTAACACCATCTAAAATATTTTTTGAGCCATCTTCAGTGAAAACATTTATTTTATCTTCCTTTATTTTCAGATAAACTTCACTACCTTTTGGAATTATGCTATCAATTTTAGATTCTTGAACTATTTCAATTTTTTCTCCACTTTCTAAGTGTGCAAAATAATGAGTATTTAAGCCTAAAAATACACTACTGTCTATAAAAGCCTTTATACCATCTTTAGCATGGCTTTCATCAATTACAAATTCTTCAGGTCTTATTGAAACTGTTACATTTCCTTTAACACTTTTATCTTTTATATTATTTAAAACCACATCATATTTTCCAGCTACTTTTAAAACTGAGCCATTTAGATTTCCATTTAATATATTTGTTTTTCCAATAAAAGTTGCAACAAATAAATTAGCTGGTCTTTGATAAATATCTTTAGGTTGTCCTAGATGTTGGATTTCACCATCTTTCATAACTGCAATTCTATCACTTACTGCCATTGCTTCTTCTTGATCATGCGTTACATAAACAGTTGTAATACCAATACTATTTTGAATTTCCTTTATAGCTGTTCTCATTTCAACTCTTAATTTAGCATCAAGATTACTTAAAGGTTCATCCATTAATAAGACATCAGGTTTTATAACTAAAGCTCTTGCTAAAGCAACTCTTTGTTGTTGTCCTCCTGATAATCTTTCAGGCATTCTATCTCTATATTCATCAATTTGCATAAGTTTTAAAAATTTATCTGTTTCTGCTTTCATTTCTTCTTTAGAAACTTTTCTATTTTTTAAACCAAACTCTACATTTTGCTCAACAGTTAAATGTGGAAAAATAGCATAATTTTGGAATACCATTCCAATGTTTCTTTTAGCAGGGTCTAAATCATTTATTCTTTTTTCGTTGAAATAAAAATTTCCTTTTTCAATGGAATTAAAACCAGCTATCATTCTTAATAATGTTGTTTTTCCACACCCAGAGGGTCCAAGGAGAGTAAAAAACTCCCCTTGTTTTATATTAAGAGACAAATTTTCAATTATAATATTATCTCCATATCTTTTTTGAGCATTTTCTATTTTTATATTTACACTCATTATGTTTACCTCTAACTATTTTGTTAATATATCAGTCCATCTTTCTTGCCATTCTTTTCTATGTTCAGCACAGTAAGGAATATCTTCATAGGCAACTTTTATTTCATCAAATGGTTTTATAAATTCACTTGTATTTTTTATAGAAGTATTTACTGGTCTTGTTGAAGTTTCAGCAACAACTTTTTGTCCTTCATCTGAAATTAAGAAATCAACAAATTTCTTAGCATTTTCCATATGAGGAGCATTTTTAACTATTGCAGCAGCTCCTGGTAACCATACTGAACCTTCTTCAGGATATACAAGTTTTAAATTTGTAGCTCCATCTTGAAGTAATGTTACAGCTGGATTTTCATAAGTAACTCCAACTGCATATTCTCCATCAGCAGTAGCTTTATAGATTTGAGAAGATGAAGATAAAATAGTTCCATTTAATTGAGCAATAAATTTTTCAATAAATTCCCAGGCTTTTTCATCATAAGGTTTTTCTCCCATAACAAGCAACATATTTGTTAATTCTGCTATTGCACTACTACTTGCTGTTGGATCTCCCATAGCAATTTTACCTTTTAATTCAGGCCATAATAAATCCTTGTACCCAGTAAATTTATCAGGATCCAAACCTAATTTTTTAAATACATCAGTATTTATAAGTAATGCAGCACTACCATCTAACTTATAATTTGTAAAGAAACCAGTAGTATTTTTATAAGCATCAGGTATATTTTTTTCATTTTCAGAAGTGTAGCTTTCCCATAAATCAGGAGTAGTTGCAAGTACACCCATACTTATAGCTCCCCAATCTATATCTGCTTGAGGATTTTCTTTTTCAGCAGAAATTCTAGCAAGAACATCTCCACTTCCCATTGATTGTAGAATAACTTTAATTCCAGTTGCTTTTTCAAAAGCAGGGATAATTTTATTCACTTCATCATCAGCATTTGGAGAATAAATTACTAATTCATTTGAACCTTGTGTTTCAGGAGCAGTTTCAGTTTTTTCTTTATCTCCACCACAAGCAACAAACATAAAAATAACACTAATTGCCATCAATAAAAACTTAATAAATTTTTTCATTTCCTTATCAAGACTATAAAATTTAATCTAACATAGATTTATAATAGTCTTATCCTCCTTTTTTATAAAATTAATGAATTTAATACACTATAACTAATTATAGAATAAAAATAAATAAATAGCAAGTATTTAAAAATGAATTATTACTTCTCTGGTTGCAAAAACTTTCTTTTTTTCTTTTACTAAATCCAAAATTTTTATTTTTTCTTTATTAGTCAGAAAAGGATAGTAAAAATTATCTGATTTTTTAAACTTCTCTATCTCATTGTAATCTATGTATTCAATATTTTTAGGTATAGAATAGTTATCTTTAAGATATCTAAAATCAGATATAATAAAATCTTTATTAGATATAATTAAAATATTATTAGATTTAATTTTATCTAATGTTTCAAAAACTCCTTCTAAATCAACATTATATTTAAAATTAAAAATAAAAATATAAAAATCAGCTTTTTTATATTCATCATTTATAGAAACTATCATATTTTTATATTCATAATAATATTTAATAGTATCAACTATTGTAGAAATCCCTCTTCCTTTATCCATAATAGCCAAAGTGGGTTTCTTATCTTTAAAAATAGAAGCTAATACCTTTTTTTGTATAGAATTATATACAAAATCTTCAATTAAAAGATTTTTAATTTCTTTAAATATTGAAGCCTCTTTTAAAGGAAAAGATTTTAAATTTTTATTTTTTATAGTATCAATTTCCAAATGTAAATTTATATTTTCACTTTTTAAATATTTCTTTTTGATTTTTACAGTAAAATTATAGTTAAATTTATTTTTTAAAACAGTTAAAATATTTGCCAAATTACTATCAAGATTTTCAATAATAGTTCTATCCTTAGTTATTGCAACACCATAGTCGTTAAAAATTAAATTTAAAGGGTTCTCTATATCTAGTCTTTTAGGATACACAACTGTTTCTATTGGAAAAGAAATATCTCTTCCATTCAATTCTAAATAATCATCCTTAAAATCAATGTTTTCATTAGAATTTTTAATATCTTCAAGTTGCAATTTACACATATACCTATCTTTAAAAGTTTCTAATTTTAGTTTAAAAGCTATATCAATATTTTTGGAATTTAAGATAGTATCATAGTAATCACCACCTCCAAAAAATATACAATTTTTAAAATAATATCCATCTTTTTTTATATCTAGCATTAAATGTTCTGTGCTATTTCTTGTAAATCTTAGATTTTCATATTCACAATTTTTAAAAGCAAAAATGGGAGTGTAATTTTTAGCTCCATAAGGTTCTAAAATTTCTAATTCCTTTAAAAATTCATAATTTACTTTATAAGGTGCCAAGATATTTTCAATTTTTAGTTTCTTCACGAATAATTCTTTATCAAAATTTTTTTCAATAAATTTATCCATTCTCTCATAAAATTCTTTTATATTTTCAATTTTTATTGTAAATCCTGCTGCTCCTGAATGACCTCCATATTTAATCAAAATATCAGAGACAGAATTTAAGCATTCAACTATATTTAAACCATCAATACTTCTACAAGAAGCAGTGGCTATTCCCTCATTTTCTTTAATCTCCATAATTATAGTAGGCTTATAGTATTTATCTAAAATTTTTGAAGCAACTATCCCGATGACTCCATGATGAAAAGATTTATTTGCAACTAAGATTAAATTCCTATTATATAATTGTTTTTTTTCAATTTCAGCAATAGATAAATCTAAAATTTTCTTTTGTATATTTTTTCTTTCAGTATTATTTTCTAAAAGTTTATCTATAATTGAAAGGCATTTAAAACCGTCTTCTTCTATAAATAGGCTTACTGCTTGTTTGGCATCTTCTAAACGACCAGCAGCATTAAAAATTGGAGCTATAATATAACCTATATCATAAGCAAAATATTCTCTTGTATCCCAATTATCAGGAAAAATCTTTCTAATTAATTGTTTAATTCCTATCCATCTAGTATTTTTTAAAATTTTCAAGCCTCTTTTTACAAACTTCCTATTGTCAGAGACCAAAGGAACTATGTCTGCTACTGTACCTATTGCAACAATATCCAAATATTTTTCTAAATCATTTAATTTATTCTTTTCAGTGTATAATGCATAAACTACCATAAAAGCAGTACCCACTCCTGCTAAATATTTAAAAGGATAAATATTTTCTTCCCTTTT contains:
- a CDS encoding IS3 family transposase — protein: LMECFFGLLKSEMFYEQEEKYKTLEELKGAIEDYIYYYNNRRIKEKLKGLTPASYRSQSLLVS
- a CDS encoding DUF2194 domain-containing protein, translated to MKFYKKEGTNKFIYFFIAIFIIVLILQLNRVIDKGGYFSLEQNFSFDKKPAKNTSFTFERPQKMLVFYNEKSPQSKDILKNLEEIFIFNKINYTLADIGNIVSTDDYDTFIFATDSFIGLQKSTFESIKQAIFAGKNLIFLNTSEYNPFNSISGIQKTGKIIEQSSEIHFTHKLFPGLDQHSPSSEMVVHPTFEVALDSDCKVLAWSKEKIPLLWEKKYGEGRILYTNASFFADKITRGLMNQWISYGNNWYIAPFFNAKLLHIDDFPAPIPRTINKVIQDEYQMSTRDFYKQVWWKDMLEIAKHRNLIYSGFIIIDYNNAVHKKDMKEISQITLEDLDIEGRELFLHGGEIGIHGYNHNPLVYEGDIDFKALSYHPWGSEEDIAAGMNQLLMYVKKMFGKKIKLYVYVPPSNILKEEGKAILAKNYPDLNVISSVFYGDSEKGSYASEIGRDKIIPKLFNFPRFSSGFYYNKDEMWSLFNAIAIYGYWTHFVHPDDVISDDRGKDKTWNELKQEFDQLIGEVEANHPYLEPIRASELTQRYINIEDLKIQSEKRENKIYIGMENYREPFYMTVRINHSVITKISAGTFKEIYDTKDSKIYLLHVESPDLIITLGEESEKK
- the galE gene encoding UDP-glucose 4-epimerase GalE, which encodes MKTILVTGGAGYIGSHAVVELLDNDYDVVVIDTLENGFKEFVDKRAKFYQGNVQDVELMSKIFQENKIDAVMHFAGYIRVPESVDDPNKYYFNNTHTTMCLIQSMIKYNVKNIIFSSTAAVYGEIMEDKPIDEKHPTVPINPYGSSKLMSERIILDCAKAYGLNYSIFRYFNVAGAHEKYPIGQKGVGVTSLITLTLQAAKDSNRILEVFGNDFPTKDGTGIRDYIHVVDLVKAHVLSLKLLFKNESNIFNLGNGNGFSVLETVEAARKVTCKKILYKITGRRKGDPACVIASSKKAQNLLGWKAHYTNVEKIIETGWHFVKSL
- a CDS encoding ABC transporter permease, which gives rise to MLSKKRDIWIVISLCVLIFYIVFMIYPLGILFKNAVIENNGNFTFAYFTKFLSKNYYFSTIFNSFKVSLAATALTLIIGTPLAYFYNVYKIKGKTFLQITIILCSMSAPFIGAYSWILLLGRNGLITNVIKNLTGINVPSIYGFGGILLVLCMQLYPLVFLYVSGALRNIDNSLLEASENMGCTGARRFFKIIIPLCIPTILAAALMVFMRAFADFGTPLFIGEGYRTFPVEIYNQFMNETGSDKNFASAVSIIAIIITSLIFLLQRYINGKYKFTMNALHPIEAKEVKGIKSILIHLYCYLIVFISYAPQLYVIYTSFQNTSGKLFTKGYSLKSYTEAFNKVGNAIQNTFFIGGLALILIIIISILIAYLVVRRNNLINRTIDTLSMVPYVIPGSVVGIALVSAFNKKPFVLVGTFIIMVISLIIRRNAYTIRSSVAILQQIPISIEEAAISLGASRMKSFFKITTPMMMNGIISGALLSWITIITELSSSIILYNYKTITLTLQIYVYVSRGSYGIAAAMSAILTLMTVISLLIFMRVSKNKNVMM
- a CDS encoding ABC transporter ATP-binding protein; protein product: MSVNIKIENAQKRYGDNIIIENLSLNIKQGEFFTLLGPSGCGKTTLLRMIAGFNSIEKGNFYFNEKRINDLDPAKRNIGMVFQNYAIFPHLTVEQNVEFGLKNRKVSKEEMKAETDKFLKLMQIDEYRDRMPERLSGGQQQRVALARALVIKPDVLLMDEPLSNLDAKLRVEMRTAIKEIQNSIGITTVYVTHDQEEAMAVSDRIAVMKDGEIQHLGQPKDIYQRPANLFVATFIGKTNILNGNLNGSVLKVAGKYDVVLNNIKDKSVKGNVTVSIRPEEFVIDESHAKDGIKAFIDSSVFLGLNTHYFAHLESGEKIEIVQESKIDSIIPKGSEVYLKIKEDKINVFTEDGSKNILDGVNNDIGVAYAK
- a CDS encoding ABC transporter substrate-binding protein — its product is MKKFIKFLLMAISVIFMFVACGGDKEKTETAPETQGSNELVIYSPNADDEVNKIIPAFEKATGIKVILQSMGSGDVLARISAEKENPQADIDWGAISMGVLATTPDLWESYTSENEKNIPDAYKNTTGFFTNYKLDGSAALLINTDVFKKLGLDPDKFTGYKDLLWPELKGKIAMGDPTASSSAIAELTNMLLVMGEKPYDEKAWEFIEKFIAQLNGTILSSSSQIYKATADGEYAVGVTYENPAVTLLQDGATNLKLVYPEEGSVWLPGAAAIVKNAPHMENAKKFVDFLISDEGQKVVAETSTRPVNTSIKNTSEFIKPFDEIKVAYEDIPYCAEHRKEWQERWTDILTK
- the recJ gene encoding single-stranded-DNA-specific exonuclease RecJ, whose amino-acid sequence is MKKNTKWILENKTNYEKIFENKKEKKLDFVIENLIENRNLSLDTNFYFDPFDLKNIDIAIKRIFEAIKNNQKIYIYGDYDVDGITSVSLLYLALSELGANVDYYIPLRDEGYGLNKEAIQTLKNENADLIISVDCGINSIEEINFANELNLDFIITDHHEITGDIPQALAVINPKREENIYPFKYLAGVGTAFMVVYALYTEKNKLNDLEKYLDIVAIGTVADIVPLVSDNRKFVKRGLKILKNTRWIGIKQLIRKIFPDNWDTREYFAYDIGYIIAPIFNAAGRLEDAKQAVSLFIEEDGFKCLSIIDKLLENNTERKNIQKKILDLSIAEIEKKQLYNRNLILVANKSFHHGVIGIVASKILDKYYKPTIIMEIKENEGIATASCRSIDGLNIVECLNSVSDILIKYGGHSGAAGFTIKIENIKEFYERMDKFIEKNFDKELFVKKLKIENILAPYKVNYEFLKELEILEPYGAKNYTPIFAFKNCEYENLRFTRNSTEHLMLDIKKDGYYFKNCIFFGGGDYYDTILNSKNIDIAFKLKLETFKDRYMCKLQLEDIKNSNENIDFKDDYLELNGRDISFPIETVVYPKRLDIENPLNLIFNDYGVAITKDRTIIENLDSNLANILTVLKNKFNYNFTVKIKKKYLKSENINLHLEIDTIKNKNLKSFPLKEASIFKEIKNLLIEDFVYNSIQKKVLASIFKDKKPTLAIMDKGRGISTIVDTIKYYYEYKNMIVSINDEYKKADFYIFIFNFKYNVDLEGVFETLDKIKSNNILIISNKDFIISDFRYLKDNYSIPKNIEYIDYNEIEKFKKSDNFYYPFLTNKEKIKILDLVKEKKKVFATREVIIHF